The following proteins are encoded in a genomic region of Micromonospora olivasterospora:
- a CDS encoding phosphocholine-specific phospholipase C, with protein sequence MPRTDVIEREGITVVDIDRRRFLKLTGAASAAGLAHSLLGSVQRAAAIAPQGSTGTIMDVEHVVILMQENRSFDHYLASLRGVRGFGDPHPVQLPSGKSVWHQADSKGEVLPFHPQVDDLGAAFLQGLDHAWPGGQKAVNNGHYDQWIPAKTPATMAYLLRQDAAFHYALADAFTICDAYYCSFIGNTDPNRYYLWTGWTGNDGKGGGPVLYNDELGYDWPTYPERLEAAGISWKIYQDIGSGLNAAGSWGWDNDAYIGNYGDTSLLYFNSYRNAQPGDPLYEKARTGTENRKGQDYFEILAADVKADRLPQVSWVSAPEAFTEHSNWPTNYGAWYISKVLDTLTSNPDVWAKTALFITYDENDGFFDHLVPPHPNTPIVPGASTVSTEHEFYPGSSRAKPGPYGMGPRVPMFVVSPWSTGGYVCSETFDHTSVIRFLEQRFGIAEPQITPWRRTVAGDLTSAFDFSRSVTGLAALPDTSAMKPQDRLRHKTYYPPRPVSTKMPTQEPGTRPARPLGYNLNVVEKPSNPLDLTIVNNGSLGAHFQARLITPARQPHSYTVGAGHQLDTQLPVSGAYEVHLHGPNGFFRKLAGDTRTDRVAVTLRPLGDSGKLRVEINAPHDATEVTVADVYAGPVRLHGNGKYADLDTRDAGGWYDITVTAGSFVRVFAGHLENGSASISDPSLG encoded by the coding sequence CCACAGCCTGCTCGGCAGCGTCCAGCGGGCCGCGGCCATCGCCCCACAGGGCAGCACCGGAACGATCATGGACGTCGAACACGTGGTGATCCTGATGCAGGAGAACCGTTCGTTCGACCACTATCTCGCCTCGCTGCGCGGAGTCCGCGGCTTCGGCGACCCGCACCCGGTGCAGCTTCCCTCTGGGAAGTCCGTTTGGCACCAGGCGGACAGCAAGGGGGAGGTGCTCCCCTTCCACCCGCAGGTCGACGACCTGGGCGCCGCATTTTTGCAAGGCCTCGACCACGCCTGGCCGGGCGGCCAGAAGGCGGTCAACAACGGCCACTACGACCAGTGGATCCCCGCCAAGACACCCGCTACCATGGCCTACCTGTTGCGGCAGGACGCCGCGTTTCACTATGCGCTCGCCGATGCGTTCACCATCTGCGATGCGTACTACTGCTCGTTCATCGGCAACACCGACCCCAACCGCTACTACCTGTGGACCGGCTGGACCGGCAACGACGGCAAGGGCGGCGGACCGGTGCTCTACAACGACGAACTCGGCTACGACTGGCCGACCTACCCCGAACGACTGGAAGCGGCCGGGATCTCGTGGAAGATCTATCAGGACATCGGCAGTGGCCTGAACGCCGCCGGCTCCTGGGGCTGGGACAACGACGCCTACATCGGCAACTACGGCGACACCTCGTTGTTGTATTTCAACTCCTACCGCAACGCCCAGCCCGGCGACCCGCTGTACGAGAAGGCCCGCACCGGCACCGAGAACAGAAAGGGCCAAGACTACTTCGAGATCCTCGCCGCCGATGTGAAAGCCGACCGTCTGCCCCAGGTTTCCTGGGTCTCCGCCCCCGAGGCATTCACCGAGCACTCCAACTGGCCCACCAACTACGGTGCCTGGTACATCTCCAAGGTCCTGGACACCCTGACCAGCAACCCCGACGTGTGGGCCAAAACCGCGCTGTTCATCACCTACGACGAGAACGACGGCTTCTTCGACCACCTGGTGCCACCGCACCCGAACACCCCGATCGTTCCCGGCGCCTCCACAGTTTCCACCGAGCACGAGTTCTACCCCGGCAGCAGCCGCGCCAAGCCCGGCCCCTACGGCATGGGCCCTCGGGTACCGATGTTCGTGGTCTCACCCTGGTCCACCGGCGGCTACGTCTGCTCCGAGACCTTCGACCACACCTCGGTGATCCGTTTCCTGGAACAGCGGTTCGGCATCGCCGAACCGCAGATCACCCCCTGGCGGCGCACCGTTGCCGGCGACCTGACCTCGGCCTTCGACTTCTCCCGCAGCGTCACCGGACTCGCGGCCCTGCCAGACACCTCGGCGATGAAGCCGCAAGACCGGTTGCGGCACAAGACCTATTACCCACCCCGTCCGGTCAGCACGAAGATGCCGACCCAGGAGCCCGGTACCCGCCCGGCCCGGCCGCTCGGATACAACCTGAACGTCGTCGAGAAGCCCAGCAACCCGCTGGATCTCACGATCGTGAACAACGGATCCCTGGGTGCGCATTTCCAAGCCCGGCTAATCACCCCGGCCAGACAACCGCACAGCTACACCGTGGGCGCGGGCCACCAGCTCGACACCCAGCTGCCGGTCTCCGGCGCGTACGAGGTGCACCTGCACGGCCCCAACGGCTTCTTCCGCAAACTGGCTGGCGACACCCGCACCGACAGGGTCGCCGTCACTCTGCGACCGCTAGGCGACTCGGGCAAGCTCCGAGTGGAGATCAACGCCCCACACGACGCCACCGAAGTCACCGTCGCCGACGTCTACGCCGGGCCGGTCCGACTCCACGGCAACGGCAAGTACGCCGACCTGGACACACGCGACGCCGGTGGTTGGTACGACATCACCGTCACCGCCGGCAGTTTCGTCCGCGTCTTCGCCGGACACCTGGAAAACGGCTCCGCCAGCATCAGCGACCCCTCCCTCGGCTGA
- a CDS encoding alkaline phosphatase, with the protein MSTRIRTRSAAAAVVLLAGAVGAGVVSSTPATAAGGNNGRIKNVIYLLGDGMGRTHVTAARERFYGAAGHLAMETMPVVGQVSTYAVEKNSGQPGAADFAPNYVTDSASAATAWASGVKTYNAALGVDGKGKVVPTVMELAKQAGYRTGNVSTAEITDATPAGQMSHALARGCQGPSYSAAACQDTRVTGDLLPTSDVRVTPIADQIARNGTSDVILGGGLARFDAADEKALKEQGYTLLGSPASQTVATRGDLAATRGGKVFGLFNKGNLTIEKYKREHPDSPQAAEPALPEMTSKAIDLLAGNNGGGKGFYLQVEGALIDKRSHANDAAQTLEEMKAFDDAVKVALDFAKRDGHTLVIVTADHECAGFNIIEKGSFTNAEAAAPPVNVDGGNTANNSTPTRPSGNVKDPNRSTGIINGAGATDPRNFAPATFRTPDDPAAVRDGSPEASLWLTYLSGNHTGADVPVFAYGAGAEAMAGSIDNTALFAVVGRALSLTN; encoded by the coding sequence ATGTCCACTCGTATCCGCACGCGTTCGGCTGCGGCGGCGGTCGTATTGCTGGCCGGCGCTGTCGGCGCCGGCGTGGTCAGCAGCACGCCGGCGACCGCGGCGGGCGGCAACAACGGTCGGATCAAGAACGTCATCTACCTGCTCGGCGACGGTATGGGTCGCACCCACGTCACCGCAGCCCGCGAGCGCTTCTACGGCGCCGCCGGACACCTGGCGATGGAGACCATGCCGGTCGTCGGGCAGGTCAGCACCTACGCGGTGGAGAAGAACTCCGGCCAGCCGGGTGCCGCCGACTTCGCCCCGAACTATGTCACCGACTCCGCGTCGGCGGCGACCGCGTGGGCGTCGGGAGTCAAGACCTACAACGCGGCCCTCGGGGTCGATGGCAAGGGGAAGGTCGTTCCGACGGTGATGGAGCTGGCCAAGCAGGCCGGCTACCGCACCGGGAACGTGTCCACCGCCGAGATCACCGACGCGACCCCGGCCGGCCAGATGAGCCACGCCCTGGCGCGCGGCTGCCAGGGCCCCAGCTACTCCGCGGCGGCTTGCCAGGACACCAGGGTCACCGGTGACCTGCTGCCCACGTCTGATGTTCGGGTTACCCCGATCGCGGACCAGATCGCCCGTAACGGCACCTCCGACGTCATCCTCGGCGGTGGCCTGGCCCGGTTCGACGCCGCGGACGAGAAGGCCCTGAAGGAGCAGGGCTACACCCTGCTGGGTTCCCCGGCCAGCCAGACGGTCGCCACCCGTGGCGACCTGGCCGCCACGCGCGGCGGCAAGGTGTTCGGGTTGTTCAACAAGGGCAACCTGACCATCGAGAAGTACAAGCGGGAGCACCCGGACTCGCCGCAGGCCGCGGAGCCGGCACTGCCGGAGATGACCAGCAAGGCCATCGACCTGCTCGCCGGCAACAACGGCGGCGGCAAGGGCTTCTACCTGCAGGTCGAGGGCGCGCTGATCGACAAGCGGTCGCACGCCAACGACGCGGCCCAGACGCTGGAGGAGATGAAGGCGTTCGACGACGCGGTGAAGGTGGCGTTGGACTTCGCCAAGCGTGACGGGCACACCCTGGTCATCGTCACCGCCGACCACGAGTGCGCCGGATTCAACATCATCGAGAAGGGCAGCTTCACCAACGCGGAGGCCGCCGCCCCGCCGGTCAACGTCGACGGCGGCAACACGGCCAACAACTCCACCCCCACCCGACCGAGTGGCAACGTCAAGGACCCGAACCGGTCGACCGGCATCATCAACGGCGCCGGCGCCACTGATCCGCGGAACTTCGCCCCCGCCACGTTCCGCACCCCGGATGACCCCGCCGCCGTCCGCGACGGGTCGCCCGAGGCCAGCCTCTGGCTCACCTACCTGTCCGGCAACCACACCGGCGCCGACGTGCCGGTGTTCGCCTACGGCGCCGGCGCTGAGGCCATGGCCGGCAGCATCGACAACACCGCCCTGTTCGCCGTCGTCGGCCGCGCCCTCAGCCTGACCAACTGA
- the thiD gene encoding bifunctional hydroxymethylpyrimidine kinase/phosphomethylpyrimidine kinase: MTPRTVLTIAGSDSGAGAGIQADLKVFAALGAYGTSVITAVTAQNTRGVDAVLPLPPQTVRDQLDSVLGDFAVRAVKTGMLATPAVADAVAEAAQAGRLPRLVVDPVLVATSGHRLGVVEAVERLLPYAEVATPNCAEAGVLARRPVTTVVDMVSAAEAIAAGGPAHVVVTGGDLDADGESVDVLVGGGTTTLLRGPRVTTRHSHGTGCSFSAAIAVRLASGDPVPVAVAAAKEYVTRALTGARHWELGAGRGPLDHFGWSC; this comes from the coding sequence GTGACGCCGCGAACAGTACTCACCATCGCCGGATCCGACTCCGGCGCAGGAGCCGGCATCCAGGCCGACCTCAAGGTCTTCGCCGCCCTCGGCGCGTACGGCACCAGCGTGATCACCGCGGTCACCGCGCAGAACACCCGGGGCGTCGACGCCGTCCTGCCACTGCCCCCGCAGACCGTCCGCGACCAGTTGGACAGCGTGCTCGGCGACTTCGCGGTACGCGCGGTGAAGACCGGCATGCTCGCCACCCCGGCGGTCGCCGACGCGGTGGCCGAGGCGGCGCAGGCGGGCCGGCTGCCCCGGCTGGTCGTCGACCCGGTGCTGGTCGCCACCAGTGGGCACCGGCTCGGCGTGGTGGAGGCGGTCGAGCGGCTGCTCCCGTACGCCGAGGTGGCGACGCCGAACTGCGCGGAGGCCGGCGTCCTCGCCCGACGTCCGGTAACCACGGTCGTGGACATGGTCTCGGCGGCCGAGGCCATCGCGGCCGGTGGCCCGGCGCACGTGGTGGTGACCGGCGGCGACCTGGACGCCGACGGCGAGTCGGTGGACGTGCTGGTCGGCGGCGGCACGACCACGCTGCTACGGGGGCCCCGGGTAACCACCCGGCACAGCCACGGCACGGGCTGTTCGTTCTCGGCGGCGATCGCCGTCCGGCTGGCGTCCGGCGATCCGGTGCCGGTCGCGGTGGCCGCCGCGAAGGAGTACGTGACCCGCGCGCTGACCGGCGCGCGGCACTGGGAGTTGGGCGCGGGACGCGGCCCGCTGGACCACTTCGGCTGGTCCTGTTGA
- the thiE gene encoding thiamine phosphate synthase, producing MPSLGRLHLITDTRPGRDPLGVLRAALPVARAELVVQVRVEDDATDREAYELARQVVALCRPYGATCLVNDRLHVALAVDAAGGHVGADDLPVRAARQVLGATAVLGATAREPVAAAEAVAAGASYLGVGPCHATTTKAGLPEPIGPAGVRAVAGAVDVPVIAIGGVTAASVPALRAAGAYGVAVVGAISASPDPARTTADLIEALTC from the coding sequence GTGCCGTCCCTGGGACGACTGCATCTGATCACCGACACCCGGCCGGGGCGGGATCCGCTCGGCGTGCTGCGGGCCGCCCTGCCGGTGGCCCGCGCCGAGCTGGTCGTCCAGGTCCGGGTGGAGGACGACGCCACCGACCGAGAGGCGTACGAGCTGGCCCGCCAGGTGGTCGCGCTGTGCCGGCCGTACGGGGCGACGTGCCTGGTCAACGACCGGCTGCACGTGGCGCTGGCGGTGGACGCGGCGGGTGGCCACGTCGGCGCCGACGACCTGCCGGTGCGGGCGGCCCGCCAGGTGCTCGGCGCCACCGCCGTGCTCGGCGCGACCGCCCGGGAACCGGTGGCCGCCGCCGAGGCGGTCGCCGCCGGGGCGAGCTACCTGGGCGTCGGCCCCTGCCACGCCACCACCACCAAGGCCGGGCTGCCCGAGCCGATCGGCCCCGCGGGGGTACGCGCGGTTGCCGGAGCGGTGGACGTGCCGGTCATCGCGATCGGCGGGGTGACCGCCGCGTCGGTGCCGGCGTTGCGCGCCGCCGGGGCGTACGGGGTGGCGGTGGTCGGGGCGATTTCCGCCAGTCCCGACCCCGCACGCACGACTGCTGACCTGATCGAGGCCCTGACGTGCTGA
- the thiO gene encoding glycine oxidase ThiO, with amino-acid sequence MLTRPDVAVVGAGPVGLAVAWRCASRGLRVTVHDPAPGRGASHVAAGMLAPVAEAYFGEHQLTGLLTESAARWPGFAAELAEAAGTDLGYRTDGTLVVGLTTDDLAEARRLWTYQQGLGLPITPLRPTELRDREPALAPRVRGGAIAPGDHQVDPRRLVAALRTAAEQAGAVWRPGVVGDLSEVDARVTVVAAGCGAAALTGLPVRPVKGQVLRLRAPGRGAPDFRHVVRGYADGESVYLVPRDSGEVVVGATVEECADTEVTAGGVLRLLRAAVDLVPELAEYHLAEASAGLRPGTPDNAPIIGALPGRPGVLAATGHHRHGIVLTPITADLVTELIVTGEPDPLLAPFTPDRFAGTRRAGHHGPGSDASAIEEETCN; translated from the coding sequence GTGCTGACCCGACCGGACGTCGCTGTCGTGGGGGCGGGACCGGTCGGGCTGGCTGTCGCGTGGCGGTGCGCGTCCCGGGGACTGCGCGTGACGGTGCACGATCCTGCCCCTGGTAGGGGCGCGTCGCACGTGGCGGCCGGGATGCTCGCGCCGGTCGCCGAGGCGTACTTCGGGGAGCATCAGCTGACCGGGCTGCTCACCGAGTCCGCCGCTCGCTGGCCCGGCTTCGCCGCCGAGCTGGCCGAGGCCGCCGGCACCGATCTCGGCTACCGCACCGACGGCACCCTGGTGGTCGGGCTGACCACCGACGACCTGGCCGAGGCGCGTCGACTCTGGACGTACCAGCAGGGGTTGGGGCTGCCGATCACGCCGCTGCGCCCGACGGAGCTGCGGGACCGCGAACCGGCGCTGGCCCCGCGCGTGCGCGGCGGTGCGATCGCCCCCGGCGACCACCAGGTCGACCCGCGCCGGCTGGTCGCCGCGTTGCGGACCGCCGCCGAGCAGGCCGGCGCGGTGTGGCGGCCGGGTGTTGTCGGCGACCTGTCCGAGGTGGACGCCCGGGTCACCGTGGTCGCGGCCGGCTGCGGCGCGGCGGCGCTCACCGGGCTCCCGGTCCGTCCGGTGAAGGGCCAGGTGCTGCGGCTCCGCGCGCCCGGTCGCGGCGCGCCGGACTTCCGGCACGTGGTCCGGGGGTACGCCGACGGCGAGTCGGTCTACCTGGTGCCCCGGGACAGCGGCGAGGTGGTGGTCGGAGCGACCGTCGAGGAGTGCGCCGACACCGAGGTGACCGCCGGCGGGGTGCTCCGGCTGCTCCGCGCCGCCGTGGACCTGGTCCCCGAGCTGGCCGAGTACCACCTGGCCGAGGCATCCGCCGGGCTGCGCCCCGGTACGCCGGACAACGCGCCGATCATCGGGGCGCTGCCCGGCCGGCCCGGCGTGCTCGCCGCCACCGGACACCACCGGCACGGCATCGTGCTCACCCCGATCACCGCCGACCTGGTCACCGAGCTGATCGTCACCGGCGAGCCGGACCCGCTGCTCGCCCCCTTCACCCCCGACCGGTTCGCCGGCACCCGACGCGCCGGCCACCACGGGCCGGGATCGGACGCATCCGCCATCGAGGAGGAGACGTGCAACTGA
- the thiS gene encoding sulfur carrier protein ThiS, producing the protein MQLIVNGTGRDLPGGTTLAEVVRTVTDQERGLAVAVNGEVVPRGGWSVTVLRDGDRVEVLSAAQGG; encoded by the coding sequence GTGCAACTGATCGTCAACGGCACGGGGCGTGACCTGCCCGGCGGGACGACCCTCGCGGAGGTCGTCCGCACGGTCACCGACCAGGAGCGCGGCCTCGCGGTCGCGGTCAACGGTGAGGTCGTGCCGCGCGGCGGCTGGTCGGTGACCGTGCTGCGCGACGGCGACCGGGTCGAGGTGCTCAGCGCCGCCCAGGGCGGGTGA
- a CDS encoding thiamine phosphate synthase, producing MAGPESSRIPGRAVPSGVVLLTDRRVARGPLVDVVAGAVRGGVRWVVLREKDLPRAERLALAADLRAILAEVAGALIVAGPDPLGGDAVHLPAAGPYPPPCAGLVGRSCHDQAELARLSTEDYATLSPVFPTKTKPGYGPPLRPTGLAKLITTSPVPVLALGGVDTPDHVTACVAAGATGVAVLGALMRAEHPTEAATTLTENFREAVGSLPRSRHRTTAVPATGLRPTVPTEGSSATREGKA from the coding sequence GTGGCGGGGCCGGAATCCTCCAGGATCCCGGGCCGCGCCGTGCCGTCGGGCGTGGTGCTGCTGACGGACCGGCGGGTGGCGCGGGGGCCACTCGTCGACGTCGTCGCCGGGGCCGTCCGTGGGGGGGTGCGGTGGGTGGTGCTGCGGGAGAAGGACCTGCCGCGCGCCGAGCGCCTCGCCCTCGCCGCCGATCTGCGGGCGATCCTCGCCGAGGTGGCCGGCGCGTTGATCGTGGCCGGCCCGGACCCGCTCGGCGGGGACGCCGTGCACCTGCCGGCGGCCGGCCCGTACCCGCCGCCGTGCGCGGGACTGGTCGGCCGCTCCTGCCACGACCAGGCGGAACTCGCCCGACTCAGCACAGAGGACTACGCCACCCTCTCCCCGGTCTTCCCGACAAAGACCAAACCCGGCTACGGCCCGCCCCTCCGGCCGACCGGTCTCGCCAAGCTGATCACGACCAGCCCGGTGCCGGTCCTGGCGCTGGGCGGAGTCGACACCCCCGACCACGTCACCGCATGCGTCGCGGCAGGCGCCACCGGGGTGGCCGTGCTCGGCGCGCTCATGCGAGCCGAGCACCCCACCGAGGCAGCCACCACGCTGACCGAGAACTTCCGCGAGGCGGTCGGCTCGCTGCCGCGCAGCCGGCACCGAACGACGGCGGTCCCCGCGACAGGGCTGCGGCCGACCGTGCCCACGGAGGGATCAAGCGCAACCAGAGAGGGGAAGGCGTGA
- the thiC gene encoding phosphomethylpyrimidine synthase ThiC has protein sequence MQARRKVYVEGTRPDLQVPFAEVELTGGNPPVRLYDTSGPGSDPEVGLPPLRGKWIAERGDVAPVRGAGTPLAGADGKRPTQLAYARAGVVTPEMEFAAIREGVAPDFVRDEIAAGRAVLPLNVNHPECEPAIIGKAFLVKVNANIGTSAVTSSIAEEVEKLTWATRWGADTVMDLSTGKRIHETREAIVRNSPVPIGTVPIYQALEKVGGDPVKLSWEVFRETVIEQAEQGVDYMTVHAGVLLPYVPLAVDRVTGIVSRGGSIMAAWCLAHHEENFLYTNFRELCEILARYDVTFSLGDGLRPGSIADANDEAQFAELRTLGELTEVAWEYDVQVMIEGPGHVPMHKIKENVDRQQEWCHQAPFYTLGPLTTDIAPAYDHITSAIGAAMIGMFGTAMLCYVTPKEHLGLPDRDDVKAGVIAYKIAAHAADLAKGHPGAQAWDDALSTARFEFRWEDQFNLSLDPETARSYHDATLPAEPAKTAHFCSMCGPKFCSMKITQELKDYAARGMKDKSEEFVSAGARVYLPLA, from the coding sequence ATGCAGGCACGACGCAAGGTCTACGTGGAGGGGACGCGGCCGGATCTCCAGGTGCCGTTCGCCGAGGTGGAGCTGACCGGGGGCAACCCGCCGGTCCGCCTGTACGACACCTCCGGTCCCGGCTCCGACCCGGAGGTCGGGCTGCCGCCGCTGCGCGGGAAGTGGATCGCCGAGCGGGGTGACGTCGCTCCGGTGCGGGGCGCCGGGACGCCGCTGGCGGGCGCGGACGGGAAGCGCCCGACGCAGCTCGCGTACGCCCGGGCGGGGGTGGTCACCCCGGAGATGGAGTTCGCGGCGATCCGGGAGGGCGTCGCGCCCGACTTCGTCCGGGACGAGATCGCGGCCGGGCGGGCCGTGCTGCCGCTCAACGTCAACCACCCGGAGTGCGAGCCGGCGATCATCGGCAAGGCGTTCCTGGTGAAGGTGAACGCCAACATCGGCACCTCTGCGGTCACCTCCTCCATCGCCGAGGAGGTGGAGAAGCTGACCTGGGCCACCCGGTGGGGTGCGGACACCGTGATGGACCTGTCCACGGGCAAGCGGATCCACGAGACCCGCGAGGCGATCGTGCGGAACTCCCCGGTGCCGATCGGCACCGTGCCGATCTACCAGGCGCTGGAGAAGGTCGGCGGTGACCCGGTGAAGCTGAGCTGGGAGGTGTTCCGGGAGACCGTCATCGAGCAGGCCGAGCAGGGCGTCGACTACATGACGGTGCACGCCGGGGTGCTGCTGCCGTACGTGCCGCTGGCGGTGGACCGGGTGACCGGGATCGTCTCCCGGGGTGGTTCGATCATGGCGGCCTGGTGCCTGGCGCACCACGAGGAGAACTTCCTCTACACCAACTTCCGGGAGCTGTGCGAGATCCTGGCCCGCTACGACGTGACGTTCTCGCTCGGCGACGGGCTGCGGCCGGGCTCCATCGCGGACGCCAACGACGAGGCGCAGTTCGCCGAGCTGAGGACGCTCGGCGAGCTGACCGAGGTGGCCTGGGAGTACGACGTCCAGGTGATGATCGAGGGACCGGGTCACGTGCCGATGCACAAGATCAAGGAGAACGTGGACCGCCAGCAGGAGTGGTGCCACCAGGCGCCCTTCTACACGCTGGGCCCGCTGACCACGGACATCGCTCCGGCGTACGACCACATCACCTCGGCGATCGGCGCCGCGATGATCGGCATGTTCGGCACCGCGATGCTCTGCTACGTCACCCCGAAGGAGCACCTCGGGCTCCCCGACCGGGACGACGTCAAGGCGGGCGTGATCGCGTACAAGATCGCGGCGCACGCGGCGGACCTGGCCAAGGGGCACCCCGGGGCCCAGGCGTGGGACGACGCGCTCTCCACGGCGCGCTTCGAGTTCCGCTGGGAGGACCAGTTCAACCTCTCGCTGGACCCGGAGACCGCGCGGTCCTACCACGACGCGACGCTGCCGGCGGAGCCGGCGAAGACCGCGCACTTCTGCTCGATGTGCGGGCCGAAGTTCTGCTCGATGAAGATCACCCAGGAGCTGAAGGACTACGCCGCGCGGGGGATGAAGGACAAGTCCGAGGAGTTCGTCTCCGCCGGGGCCCGGGTCTACCTGCCGCTGGCCTGA
- a CDS encoding amidohydrolase codes for MTISPPQPSDHATDEIRDAVLASRAAWEDSIIALSADIHRNPELAFAEHHAAARVADTLRAAGFTATVGAFGLDTAVDATYGEGDITVAICAEYDALPGIGHACGHNVIAAAGAGAAIALASVADAIGLRVKLLGTPAEEHGGGKILMLEAGAWDDVDFSLMVHGGPGHDLRCADVRTQAVARFDVSFQGRPGHAGAPSPDGVNAANAATIGLVALGLLRQHLPDGTRANAFVSEGGEATNIIPSATRVRVEVRADTLEAVETARRRILACFEGGAVATGCEWSWEDAEPTYADVVQNPVLAGAWDRNLAVIGRSPQPYAGAPRGSTDMGNVSHAVPAIHPIIAIEGCASAPHTPAFTSDAIGPAADRAGIDGALAMALTVVDAVAHVRARRTLGAEGTTVGGQRYHGR; via the coding sequence ATGACCATCTCACCACCGCAACCTTCCGACCACGCGACCGATGAGATCCGCGATGCCGTGCTCGCCTCGCGGGCGGCATGGGAGGACTCGATCATCGCCTTGAGTGCCGACATCCACCGCAATCCCGAACTCGCGTTCGCCGAGCATCACGCCGCCGCGCGCGTGGCCGACACCCTCCGTGCAGCCGGATTCACGGCGACCGTAGGGGCCTTCGGGCTCGACACCGCGGTCGATGCGACCTACGGCGAGGGCGACATCACCGTCGCGATCTGCGCCGAGTACGATGCGCTTCCCGGCATCGGACACGCGTGCGGTCACAACGTCATCGCCGCGGCCGGTGCCGGAGCTGCGATCGCGCTCGCGAGCGTCGCCGACGCCATCGGCCTTCGCGTGAAGCTCCTCGGCACTCCGGCCGAAGAGCACGGCGGCGGGAAGATCCTCATGCTCGAGGCCGGGGCGTGGGACGACGTCGACTTCTCGCTCATGGTGCACGGCGGCCCGGGGCACGACCTGCGCTGCGCCGACGTGCGTACTCAGGCCGTCGCGCGGTTCGACGTGTCCTTCCAAGGCCGTCCAGGTCACGCGGGCGCACCCAGCCCCGACGGGGTGAACGCCGCGAACGCCGCGACGATCGGCCTCGTCGCGCTCGGACTCCTGCGGCAGCACTTGCCCGACGGCACGCGGGCCAACGCTTTCGTCTCCGAGGGCGGCGAAGCGACGAACATCATCCCGTCGGCAACGCGCGTCCGCGTCGAAGTGCGTGCGGACACGCTGGAAGCCGTCGAGACCGCGCGACGCCGGATCCTCGCGTGCTTCGAGGGCGGCGCCGTCGCCACGGGATGCGAGTGGAGCTGGGAGGACGCCGAGCCGACCTACGCGGATGTCGTGCAGAACCCCGTGCTCGCCGGCGCGTGGGATCGCAACCTCGCCGTGATCGGTCGCTCGCCGCAGCCGTACGCGGGGGCGCCGCGCGGATCGACCGACATGGGCAACGTCTCGCACGCCGTGCCCGCGATCCATCCGATCATCGCGATCGAGGGTTGCGCCTCGGCACCGCACACGCCGGCGTTCACGAGCGACGCGATCGGCCCGGCCGCCGACCGCGCGGGGATCGACGGCGCGCTCGCCATGGCGCTCACGGTCGTCGACGCCGTCGCGCACGTGCGTGCGAGGCGGACGCTCGGCGCGGAGGGTACGACGGTCGGCGGGCAGCGATACCACGGTCGGTGA
- a CDS encoding thiazole synthase has product MSGVSFELGGVGFGSRLILGTGGAANLHVLEQAVRASGTELVTVALRRVNTAPGTAGGLLDLLDRCGVRLLPNTAGCYTASEAVKVAHLAREAFGTDWVKLEVIGDDRTLLPDGVELLRAAEELVADGFTVLPYTSDDPVLARRLADVGCAAVMPAGAPIGSGLGVSNPHHIRLIRQSVDVPVILDAGIGTASDAALAMELGCDAVLLASAVTRAADPVAMATAMRYAVEAGRLAYRAGRIACRFHALASTPDEGRPDL; this is encoded by the coding sequence GTGAGCGGCGTGTCCTTCGAACTCGGCGGGGTCGGCTTCGGCTCCCGGCTCATCCTCGGCACCGGTGGCGCGGCCAACCTGCACGTGCTGGAGCAGGCCGTCCGGGCCTCCGGCACCGAGCTGGTCACGGTGGCGCTGCGCCGGGTAAACACCGCCCCGGGCACCGCCGGCGGGCTGCTCGACCTGCTGGATCGCTGCGGCGTACGGCTGCTGCCGAACACCGCGGGCTGCTACACCGCGTCGGAGGCGGTGAAGGTGGCCCACCTGGCCCGGGAGGCGTTCGGCACCGACTGGGTGAAGCTGGAGGTGATCGGAGACGACCGCACTCTGCTGCCCGACGGGGTGGAGCTGCTGCGCGCGGCCGAGGAGCTGGTCGCGGACGGCTTCACCGTGCTGCCGTACACCTCGGACGACCCGGTGCTGGCCCGGCGGCTGGCCGACGTCGGGTGTGCGGCGGTGATGCCGGCCGGCGCCCCGATCGGCTCCGGGCTGGGGGTGAGCAACCCGCACCACATCCGGCTGATCCGGCAGAGCGTGGACGTGCCGGTGATCCTCGACGCCGGCATCGGCACCGCCTCGGACGCGGCGCTCGCCATGGAGCTGGGCTGCGACGCGGTGCTGCTGGCAAGCGCGGTCACCCGGGCGGCGGACCCGGTGGCGATGGCCACCGCCATGCGGTACGCCGTGGAGGCCGGACGGCTCGCGTACCGGGCGGGCCGGATCGCCTGCCGCTTCCACGCCCTCGCCTCCACCCCGGACGAGGGACGGCCGGACCTGTGA